A part of Astatotilapia calliptera chromosome 15, fAstCal1.2, whole genome shotgun sequence genomic DNA contains:
- the gja1b gene encoding gap junction alpha-1 protein, translated as MGDWSALGRLLDKVQAYSTAGGKVWLSVLFIFRILVLGTAVESAWGDEQSAFKCNTQQPGCENVCYDKSFPISHVRFWVLQIIFVSTPTLLYLAHVFYLNRKEQKLNRKEEDLKAVQNDGGDVDIPLKKIEMKKLKYGIEEHGKVKMKGALLRTYIVSIFFKSMFEVGFLVIQWYIYGFSLSAVYTCERNPCPHRVDCFLSRPTEKTVFIIFMLVVSLVSLLLNVIELFYVFFKRIKDRVKGKQQPTLYPSGGTLSPTPKELSTTKYAYYNGCSSPTAPLSPMSPPGYKLATGERGTGSCRNYNKQANEQNWANYSTEQNRLGQTGGGSTISNSHAQAFDFPDDTHEHKKLSSSAGHELQPIGLMDARPCSRASSRMSSRARPDDLDV; from the coding sequence ATGGGTGACTGGAGTGCTCTGGGTCGTCTGCTGGACAAAGTTCAGGCTTACTCTACTGCTGGTGGGAAGGTCTGGCTGTCGGTGCTCTTCATATTCAGGATCCTGGTGCTCGGTACTGCAGTCGAATCGGCCTGGGGAGATGAGCAGTCAGCCTTCAAGTGTAACACCCAGCAGCCTGGGTGTGAAAATGTCTGTTACGATAAATCCTTCCCCATTTCCCACGTTCGCTTCTGGGTTCTCCAGATTATTTTTGTGTCGACACCTACACTTCTATACCTGGCTCATGTCTTCTATCTGAACAGGAAAGAGCAGAAACTCAACAGGAAAGAAGAGGATCTCAAAGCTGTGCAAAATGACGGAGGTGACGTCGACATACCTTTAAAGAAAATTGAGATGAAAAAGCTAAAGTATGGTATTGAGGAACATGGCAAAGTCAAGATGAAAGGAGCCCTCCTTAGAACCTATATAGTGAGCATTTTTTTCAAGTCTATGTTTGAAGTGGGCTTCCTGGTTATTCAGTGGTACATATATGGGTTCAGTCTGAGTGCAGTCTACACCTGTGAGAGGAACCCATGTCCACACCGAGTGGACTGTTTCTTGTCTCGTCCCACAGAGAAGACCGTattcattattttcatgttggtgGTCTCACTGGTGTCATTGCTGCTCAATGTCATTGAACTTTTCTATGTGTTCTTTAAGAGGATCAAAGATCGTGTAAAAGGCAAACAACAACCCACACTCTACCCCAGCGGAGGCACCTTAAGCCCTACCCCTAAAGAACTCTCTACTACGAAGTATGCCTACTATAATGGCTGCTCATCCCCAACTGCCCCACTCTCACCAATGTCCCCCCCTGGCTACAAGCTTGCCACAGGGGAGCGGGGAACTGGCTCGTGCCGTAATTATAATAAGCAGGCCAACGAGCAGAACTGGGCTAACTACTCTACAGAACAGAACCGTCTTGGACAGACTGGTGGAGGAAGCACTATTTCAAACTCCCACGCACAAGCCTTTGATTTCCCAGATGATACCCACGAGCATAAGAAACTGTCTTCCTCAGCAGGACACGAGCTGCAGCCGATAGGGTTGATGGATGCCAGGCCTTGTAGCAGGGCCAGCAGCAGAATGAGCAGCCGAGCCAGGCCAGATGACCTGGATGTTTAA
- the LOC113007124 gene encoding gap junction Cx32.2 protein-like, translating into MGEWSFLSDLLDKVQFHSTFLGKVWMSVLFLFRIFILAAGVDKIWGDEQSNMKCNILTPGCKNSCYDHTFPLSHTRFWVLQILTVSTPTLIYLGHVLLVIRKENKRRRRLEEKRKKQEMIKAPKYSNEHGKVHLKGALLVSYTFQLLFKILLEVAFIVGQYYLYGFILMPNKVSCFKDPCKTEVHCFISRSTEKSVFIIFMLAMAGFSVILNIVEIFYLMISKIKERKRRTSSSIPPEGFNLNNPNPNSTERVTWC; encoded by the coding sequence ATGGGGGAGTGGTCCTTTCTGTCTGATTTGTTAGACAAGGTGCAGTTTCACTCCACCTTCTTGGGAAAGGTCTGGATGAGtgttctttttctcttcagGATCTTCATTCTGGCAGCTGGTGTCGATAAAATATGGGGAGACGAACAATCAAACATGAAGTGTAATATCCTAACGCCTGGATGCAAGAATTCTTGCTATGATCACACCTTTCCTTTGTCTCATACACGCTTCTGGGTGCTCCAGATTCTCACTGTCTCCACGCCAACGCTTATCTATCTGGGCCACGTCTTACTAGTGATTCGTAAAGAGAACAAACGGAGAAGACGCctggaggaaaaaaggaaaaagcaggaGATGATTAAAGCCCCCAAGTATTCAAATGAACATGGCAAAGTGCACCTCAAAGGCGCCTTGCTGGTCAGCTACACGTTTCAATTGCTGTTCAAGATTTTGCTTGAAGTAGCATTCATTGTAGGACAGTACTACCTCTATGGCTTCATACTTATGCCAAATAAGGTTTCTTGTTTCAAGGACCCATGTAAGACAGAGGTACACTGCTTCATTAGTCGCTCCACAGAGAAAAGCGTCTTTATTATCTTCATGTTAGCAATGGCTgggttttctgtcattttaaacattgtGGAGATATTTTACCTGATGATCTCAAAGATaaaggagaggaaaagaaggaCCAGCAGCTCCATTCCACCAGAGGGATTCAATCTCAACAACCCAAATCCCAATTCAACTGAGAGAGTTACATGGTGTTGA